One window of Desulfobacca acetoxidans DSM 11109 genomic DNA carries:
- the rpsL gene encoding 30S ribosomal protein S12, whose product MPTINQLVRKGREKIKRKTSTPALKSCPQKRGVCVRVYTTTPKKPNSALRKVARVRLTNGIEVTTYIPGVGHNLQEHSVVLIRGGRVKDLPGVRYHVVRGTLDSVGVQDRRQGRSKYGAKKPK is encoded by the coding sequence ATGCCGACCATAAATCAATTAGTTCGCAAAGGCCGGGAAAAGATCAAAAGGAAGACTTCTACTCCGGCGCTGAAAAGTTGCCCCCAGAAGCGAGGGGTATGCGTCCGGGTCTATACTACGACTCCTAAAAAACCGAATTCGGCGCTACGTAAGGTGGCGCGTGTGCGGCTTACCAACGGAATTGAAGTGACCACCTATATTCCCGGAGTTGGTCATAATCTACAGGAGCATTCCGTCGTTTTGATCCGCGGCGGCCGGGTGAAGGATTTGCCCGGTGTGCGATACCACGTTGTGAGAGGAACCCTGGACTCCGTCGGTGTTCAGGATAGAAGGCAAGGGCGCTCCAAATACGGCGCCAAAAAGCCTAAATAA
- the rplK gene encoding 50S ribosomal protein L11 — MAKKVIAQIKLQLPAGQANPSPPVGPALGQHGVNIMEFVKSYNARTQGQEGMVIPVLITVFADRSFNFVTKTPPASVLLKKAAQLAKGAKEAGRGNIGQVTMDQVEEIARLKLPDLNTVDVEAAKQTIMGTARSMGIEIV, encoded by the coding sequence ATGGCAAAAAAGGTAATTGCGCAGATAAAACTGCAGTTGCCCGCCGGACAGGCAAATCCCTCACCCCCAGTTGGACCCGCTTTAGGGCAGCATGGCGTCAACATCATGGAGTTTGTAAAAAGTTATAACGCCCGCACCCAAGGTCAGGAAGGCATGGTTATTCCAGTTCTGATAACCGTTTTTGCTGATCGGTCCTTCAACTTCGTTACCAAAACACCGCCGGCCTCGGTTCTGCTTAAAAAAGCAGCCCAGTTGGCCAAAGGCGCCAAAGAAGCCGGACGGGGAAATATCGGGCAGGTAACCATGGACCAGGTAGAAGAGATTGCCCGGCTCAAGTTGCCTGATTTAAATACCGTAGATGTCGAAGCGGCCAAACAGACCATTATGGGAACGGCGCGCAGTATGGGGATAGAGATCGTTTAA
- the rpoC gene encoding DNA-directed RNA polymerase subunit beta', producing MREVNLEDINSIFAKPKDPLQFNAVRISLASPEMIRSWSYGEVKKPETINYRTFKPERDGLFCAKIFGPTKDYECNCGKYKRMKHRGVVCEKCGVEVIQSKVRRERMGHIELACPVVHIWFLKSLPSKIGNLLDLTLKDLEKILYFESYVVIDPKNTALRKGEILSEEKFRQAREEYGDEFEAGMGAEAIRDMLSNLDLTPLSEQLREEMQKTSSEAKRKKISKRLKVIDAFKDSSIKPEWMVLEVIPVLPPDLRPLVPLDGGRFATSDLNDLYRRVINRNNRLKRLVELDAPEIIIRNEKRMLQEAVDVLFDNGRRGKTITGPNKRPLKSLSDMLKGKQGRFRQNLLGKRVDYSGRSVIVIGPDLRLHQCGLPKKMALELFKPFIYNRLVNKGFSNSIKSAKKLVEKETPEVWDTLSEVVKEYPVMLNRAPTLHRLGIQAFEPILVEGKAIQLHPLVCTAFNADFDGDQMAVHVPLSLEAQIEARVLMMSTNNILSPANGEPIIVPSQDIVLGLYYLTRERPLAKGERIPYDDYRPVPFSSPEEVRIAYDQGTLDLHARIQVRMDGPKTSVAEIEELLHQGKIDPQARLKVQTEDSTFITAAETLQSALDDRELDAQSPILVSQTGKVVTTTVGRILLREIMPEEVTFDSINRTMTKKEIRKLIGESYRKCGIKTTVILADRLKDLGYKFATQAGISIAINDMMIPQRKAEILGQSQAEVAEVEGQYREGLITEGEKYNKVVDIWARATDEVASEMMEEMARETVTGYRTNPEQEKILAEEETGSFNPIYMMADSGARGSDKQMRQLAGMRGLMAKPSGEIIETPITANFREGLTVLQYFISTHGARKGLADTALKTANSGYLTRRLVDVAQDCVITELDCGTIDGIDVTPLIEGGEIIQRVGERVLGRTALEDIVNPNTGRVIVFANDEIDEEAAQQIEEAGIEKLRIRSVLTCQTRYGVCAKCYGRDLAHGTPVNIGEAIGIIAAQSIGEPGTQLTMRTFHIGGTASRRAEQSVHLSRHRGKVQFDNLRTVRDFSGNLVALSRQGELIVVSAKGKERYPITYGTRLRVEEGQEVGPDQMLAEWDPYTNPILTEVHGTVKFGDIIEQKDAEDPRDVTMQERVHTVTGKASKVIIECQNPEKRPRISIKDAAGRTARLPNSQAVARYPLPVGAIMMVSEGDEVNPGDVIAKIPRETTKTKDIVGGLPRVAELFEVRKPKEHAVLSQISGTVSHGRQSKGKRKVLVSPDVGDPIEYLIPKGKHIAVQEGERVKAGEPLMDGSANPHDILAISGLKELARYLVNEVQEVYRLQGVKINDKHIEVIVRQMLRRVRVTDPGDTNFLLGEQVEKHIFEEKNDEMASQGKRPATAEPLLLGITKASLSTESWISAASFQETTKVLADAAVAGRVDYLRGLKENVIMGRPIPAGTGLAKYRNIKVQIQEEEPEAATAA from the coding sequence ATGCGCGAAGTAAATTTAGAAGATATCAACAGCATTTTTGCCAAACCAAAAGACCCGCTCCAGTTTAACGCCGTACGGATTTCCCTGGCGTCTCCGGAGATGATCCGATCCTGGTCCTATGGCGAGGTGAAAAAGCCGGAAACTATTAATTATCGAACCTTCAAACCGGAACGGGACGGCCTCTTCTGCGCCAAAATCTTCGGCCCCACCAAAGATTATGAGTGCAACTGCGGCAAATACAAGCGGATGAAGCATCGCGGGGTGGTCTGCGAAAAATGCGGCGTGGAGGTCATCCAATCCAAGGTCAGGCGAGAACGGATGGGACATATTGAACTTGCCTGCCCGGTGGTGCATATCTGGTTTTTGAAGAGCCTGCCGAGTAAGATCGGCAACCTCTTGGACCTGACATTAAAAGATCTTGAAAAAATCCTCTACTTTGAATCCTATGTAGTCATTGACCCGAAAAATACTGCTCTCCGCAAAGGCGAAATCCTGAGTGAAGAGAAATTTCGCCAGGCCCGGGAGGAATACGGCGATGAATTCGAAGCTGGCATGGGGGCCGAAGCCATACGGGATATGCTAAGTAACCTGGACCTGACGCCGCTTTCCGAACAATTGCGGGAGGAGATGCAGAAAACCAGTTCCGAAGCAAAACGCAAAAAAATCAGTAAACGCCTTAAGGTCATTGATGCCTTCAAGGATTCTAGCATCAAGCCGGAATGGATGGTCCTGGAGGTTATCCCTGTCCTGCCCCCCGATTTGAGACCCCTGGTCCCCCTGGATGGCGGCCGCTTTGCCACCTCAGACCTAAATGATCTCTACCGGCGGGTAATTAACAGAAATAACCGGTTGAAACGCCTGGTGGAGCTCGACGCCCCGGAGATCATTATCCGCAATGAGAAACGGATGCTGCAAGAGGCGGTCGACGTCCTCTTTGACAACGGCCGTCGGGGCAAGACAATCACCGGCCCCAATAAGCGGCCGCTCAAATCGCTCAGTGACATGCTCAAAGGTAAGCAGGGACGCTTCCGCCAGAATCTTTTGGGAAAACGCGTCGACTATTCCGGGCGTTCGGTCATCGTCATCGGCCCCGATCTGCGCCTGCACCAATGCGGGTTGCCTAAAAAGATGGCCCTGGAATTGTTTAAACCATTCATTTACAACCGCTTAGTCAACAAGGGATTTTCCAATTCAATTAAATCAGCCAAAAAACTGGTGGAAAAAGAAACCCCGGAAGTGTGGGACACCCTCAGCGAAGTAGTAAAAGAATATCCGGTAATGTTGAACCGGGCCCCGACGTTGCACCGCCTGGGCATCCAGGCCTTCGAGCCGATTCTCGTGGAAGGCAAGGCTATCCAACTGCATCCCCTCGTTTGCACTGCCTTCAACGCCGACTTCGATGGCGACCAGATGGCTGTGCACGTACCACTATCGCTGGAGGCCCAGATCGAGGCCAGGGTATTGATGATGTCCACTAACAACATCCTTTCCCCGGCCAACGGGGAACCCATCATCGTGCCATCGCAGGATATTGTTTTAGGGCTCTATTACCTCACCAGAGAACGTCCTCTGGCCAAAGGGGAGCGGATCCCCTATGATGACTATAGACCTGTTCCCTTTTCCTCACCGGAAGAGGTCCGCATCGCTTACGACCAGGGAACGTTAGATTTACACGCCCGGATCCAAGTCAGGATGGACGGCCCGAAGACCTCAGTGGCAGAAATTGAAGAACTGCTGCATCAGGGGAAGATAGACCCGCAGGCGCGGTTGAAGGTACAAACCGAAGATTCGACCTTTATCACCGCAGCCGAGACCCTGCAATCAGCGCTGGATGATCGAGAATTGGATGCACAATCGCCGATCCTGGTCAGCCAGACTGGCAAAGTCGTCACCACCACGGTCGGCCGCATCTTGCTGCGGGAAATTATGCCGGAAGAAGTTACTTTCGATAGCATTAACCGGACCATGACGAAAAAAGAGATCCGCAAGTTGATCGGTGAGTCCTACCGCAAGTGTGGTATCAAGACCACTGTGATCCTGGCGGACCGGCTAAAAGACCTGGGATATAAATTCGCCACCCAGGCCGGTATTTCCATCGCCATCAACGATATGATGATACCGCAGCGTAAAGCGGAAATCTTAGGTCAGTCACAGGCGGAGGTCGCCGAAGTCGAGGGACAGTATCGGGAAGGGTTGATCACCGAAGGGGAGAAATATAATAAAGTAGTGGACATCTGGGCCAGAGCCACGGATGAAGTCGCCTCCGAAATGATGGAAGAAATGGCCCGGGAGACCGTAACCGGATACCGTACGAACCCCGAACAGGAAAAAATCCTCGCAGAAGAGGAAACCGGAAGCTTTAACCCGATCTATATGATGGCTGACTCCGGGGCCCGCGGTAGTGATAAGCAGATGCGGCAATTGGCCGGAATGCGCGGTCTGATGGCCAAACCTTCGGGTGAAATCATTGAAACCCCCATCACCGCCAATTTCCGGGAAGGCTTGACCGTGTTGCAATACTTTATCTCCACCCACGGCGCCCGGAAAGGTCTGGCCGATACGGCGTTGAAAACCGCTAATTCCGGTTACCTCACCCGACGGTTGGTGGACGTTGCCCAGGATTGTGTGATCACCGAATTAGACTGCGGCACCATCGATGGCATCGACGTTACACCGCTCATTGAAGGTGGTGAGATTATTCAACGGGTAGGCGAACGTGTGCTGGGCCGAACCGCCCTGGAAGACATCGTCAACCCCAATACCGGTCGGGTCATTGTCTTCGCCAACGACGAAATCGACGAAGAGGCTGCTCAACAGATCGAAGAAGCTGGCATCGAAAAACTTCGTATCCGCTCGGTGCTCACCTGTCAGACCCGATATGGCGTGTGTGCCAAATGCTACGGCCGAGACCTGGCGCATGGCACGCCGGTGAACATCGGCGAGGCCATTGGCATCATCGCCGCCCAATCCATCGGTGAACCGGGTACCCAGTTGACGATGAGAACGTTTCACATCGGCGGCACGGCCTCCCGGCGGGCTGAACAGAGCGTCCACCTGTCCCGCCATCGCGGTAAGGTGCAGTTTGACAACTTGCGCACCGTGCGCGACTTTAGCGGCAACCTGGTGGCCCTGAGCCGTCAGGGTGAACTCATCGTGGTAAGCGCCAAAGGGAAAGAGCGTTATCCCATCACCTACGGCACCCGCCTCAGAGTGGAGGAAGGCCAGGAGGTTGGACCTGACCAGATGCTGGCGGAATGGGATCCCTATACCAACCCGATCCTCACCGAGGTGCACGGTACGGTCAAGTTCGGCGATATTATTGAACAGAAAGACGCCGAAGACCCCCGGGACGTCACCATGCAGGAGAGGGTTCACACCGTCACGGGGAAGGCGTCCAAGGTTATTATCGAATGCCAAAATCCGGAAAAACGCCCGCGGATATCCATCAAGGATGCAGCCGGACGCACGGCCCGCCTGCCCAACTCTCAGGCGGTAGCCCGTTATCCCCTGCCGGTAGGAGCCATCATGATGGTTTCTGAAGGCGATGAGGTAAATCCAGGTGATGTCATCGCCAAGATTCCCCGCGAGACCACCAAAACCAAGGATATCGTCGGCGGCTTGCCGCGGGTGGCGGAACTGTTTGAGGTGCGCAAACCCAAAGAGCACGCCGTCCTTTCGCAGATAAGCGGCACGGTTAGCCATGGCCGGCAATCCAAAGGCAAACGCAAGGTCCTGGTTTCTCCCGACGTTGGCGACCCTATCGAATACCTGATCCCAAAAGGCAAACACATTGCCGTCCAAGAGGGTGAACGGGTCAAGGCCGGTGAGCCTTTGATGGACGGCTCCGCCAACCCCCACGACATCCTGGCCATCAGCGGTCTGAAAGAATTGGCTCGCTACTTGGTCAATGAAGTCCAGGAAGTATACCGCCTCCAAGGTGTGAAGATCAACGATAAACATATTGAAGTAATCGTCAGGCAGATGCTCCGGCGGGTCCGTGTAACCGATCCCGGCGATACCAACTTTCTCTTGGGTGAACAGGTTGAAAAACATATCTTCGAAGAGAAAAACGATGAGATGGCATCACAAGGGAAACGTCCGGCCACTGCCGAACCTCTGTTGTTGGGCATCACCAAGGCCTCACTGTCAACCGAAAGCTGGATCTCGGCGGCTTCCTTCCAGGAGACCACTAAAGTGCTGGCGGACGCTGCCGTAGCCGGACGGGTGGATTATCTACGAGGCCTGAAAGAAAACGTCATTATGGGAAGACCCATCCCGGCAGGCACCGGGTTGGCTAAGTACCGCAATATTAAGGTACAAATTCAAGAAGAGGAGCCTGAAGCAGCCACGGCTGCATAA
- the rpoB gene encoding DNA-directed RNA polymerase subunit beta, translated as MAEVFSPQKLYRKNFGKIERIIDISNLIEMQKESYNRFLQKDTPPEQRGEFGLQGVFKSVFPITDYSGAASLEFVNYSFAEPKYDEEECLQRGMTFEAPMKLTVRLVVYDVESETKMQSIRDIKEQEIYFGTMPLMTDNGTFIVNGTERVIVSQLHRSPGLFIDHDRGRTHSSGKLLYSARLIPMRGSWIDFEFDPKDILYARIDRRRKFPVTVLLKALGYSTEELLNFFYKTEKVFLDSEGIEKKFNPEFLLQRKVSMDIVDPSTGELLVKKNKKITPELIRKLQKAGVERLSLMPGEIIGRVVAHDILDTENGEVLINCNEPVTEEKLDRLRQRRIREIDVLYIEGINVSPCLRNTLAVDKTGSTREAIFEIYRKLRPGNPPTLEVAANFFDNLFFRPEYYDLSPVGRLKLNLKLKREAPVTQSTLDKEDILFAVRELITQKELEGPIDDIDHLGNRRVRAVGELLENQYRIGLVRMERAIKERMSLQEIDALMPHDLINAKPVSGVVKEFFGTSQLSQFMDQTNPLSEITHKRRLSALGPGGLTRERAGFEVRDVHPTHYGRICPIETPEGPNIGLIVSLSTYARVNEFGFIETPYRVVEKKEENGVWSVHVSRQIKFLSALDEGDNVIAQANAPLDQDSRFINDLISARQAGESIMVRPEEVDYMDVSPSQLVSVAASLIPFLENDDANRALMGSNMQRQAVPLLTCTPPLIGTGLENVVARDSGVTLVAKRSGIVEVVDGTRIVVRAYNGDEGDSQSIVDIYKLTKFQRTNQNTCFNQRPIVKPGDRVEKGQIIADGPATAFGELALGKNVMVAFMPWGGYNFEDSILVSERIAKEDVFTSVHIEEFEVVARDTKLGKEEITRDIPNVSEEALANLDESGIIRIGAEIKPGDILVGKVTPKGETQLSPEEKLLRAIFGEKAGDVRDTSLRVPPGIEGIIIDARIFSRKGVEKDERSRAIEAEAIAKLQKDQGDEISIITQSVSHRLKELLVNQTVFDIPDDITSASYILEKGVIITPDMVTKLPLHHWRNVSFDNPELEGSVDRLLESYQVQIQQVNNQFEEKINRLRKVDELPPGVIKMVKVFIAMKRKLAVGDKMAGRHGNKGVVSRILPEEDMPYFADGTPVDIVLNPLGVPSRMNVGQVLETHLGWASRLLGQQIRRLIDEFYDLDAVKNRIRALYNNPQVDAWLESATLEDIRQFWEKFHKEGMFMASPVFDGALESEIRACLTQAGVSEVGKAKLFDGRTGEPFDRSVTVGTMYMMKLHHLVDDKIHARSIGPYSLVTQQPLGGKAQFGGQRLGEMEVWAMEAYGAAYSLQEFLTVKSDDVAGRTRMYEKIVKGQYDLEAGLPESFNVLIRELQSLALNVELLEDKESEVAENHG; from the coding sequence ATGGCTGAGGTCTTCTCACCTCAAAAATTGTATCGCAAAAATTTTGGCAAAATAGAAAGGATTATCGACATCTCAAATCTCATCGAGATGCAGAAAGAATCCTATAATAGATTCCTCCAGAAAGATACGCCTCCGGAACAGAGAGGCGAGTTCGGATTGCAGGGGGTATTCAAGAGTGTCTTCCCGATCACGGATTACAGCGGTGCCGCCTCCCTGGAATTTGTTAACTACAGTTTTGCCGAACCGAAGTATGATGAGGAAGAGTGCCTACAGCGGGGCATGACCTTTGAAGCACCGATGAAACTGACCGTGCGTCTGGTGGTCTATGACGTCGAGTCGGAAACCAAGATGCAATCTATCCGGGATATCAAGGAACAGGAAATTTATTTTGGCACCATGCCCTTGATGACGGATAACGGTACTTTCATCGTCAACGGTACTGAACGCGTTATTGTCAGCCAACTCCATCGTTCTCCGGGTCTGTTTATCGATCACGATCGAGGCAGGACCCACTCCAGCGGCAAGCTCCTCTATTCGGCCCGTTTAATACCGATGCGGGGTTCCTGGATTGATTTTGAATTTGATCCGAAAGATATTTTATACGCCCGCATAGACCGCCGACGGAAATTCCCGGTTACGGTATTGCTCAAGGCCTTGGGTTATTCTACCGAAGAACTACTTAACTTTTTTTATAAAACCGAAAAAGTATTTCTAGACTCCGAAGGCATTGAAAAAAAATTCAATCCCGAGTTTCTGCTGCAACGCAAAGTCTCAATGGATATCGTGGACCCTAGCACAGGGGAATTATTGGTCAAAAAGAACAAAAAGATCACCCCGGAACTCATCCGCAAACTGCAGAAAGCGGGTGTAGAACGGTTGTCCCTAATGCCGGGTGAAATAATCGGTCGAGTAGTGGCTCACGATATCTTGGACACCGAAAACGGCGAGGTGCTGATTAACTGTAACGAACCAGTGACCGAGGAAAAACTCGACCGTCTGCGCCAGCGCCGCATCCGTGAGATTGACGTCCTCTACATCGAAGGCATCAATGTCAGCCCCTGCCTCCGTAACACTTTGGCGGTGGATAAGACCGGCAGCACACGTGAGGCCATCTTTGAAATCTATCGGAAACTCCGTCCCGGCAATCCGCCAACTCTGGAGGTAGCAGCCAATTTCTTCGACAACCTCTTTTTTCGCCCGGAATATTACGACTTATCTCCGGTCGGACGTCTGAAGCTGAACCTCAAGTTGAAACGCGAGGCGCCGGTTACTCAGAGTACGTTGGATAAAGAAGACATACTGTTTGCCGTCAGGGAGCTCATTACCCAAAAAGAACTCGAAGGCCCCATTGACGATATCGATCATTTAGGCAATCGTCGGGTTCGGGCCGTCGGTGAACTGTTGGAAAATCAATACCGTATCGGCCTGGTGCGAATGGAGCGGGCCATTAAGGAGCGTATGAGTCTTCAGGAAATCGACGCCCTGATGCCCCATGATCTGATCAACGCCAAACCGGTGTCGGGAGTGGTGAAAGAATTTTTTGGCACCAGCCAACTATCCCAATTTATGGACCAGACCAACCCGTTGTCAGAGATCACTCACAAACGCCGTCTGAGTGCTTTAGGACCCGGCGGCTTGACTCGGGAACGGGCGGGATTTGAGGTGCGTGACGTCCACCCGACTCACTACGGCCGCATCTGCCCCATTGAAACCCCGGAAGGTCCAAATATCGGCCTGATCGTCTCTTTATCCACCTATGCCCGGGTAAATGAATTCGGCTTTATCGAAACCCCTTACCGCGTGGTGGAAAAGAAAGAAGAAAATGGCGTTTGGAGCGTACATGTTTCTCGCCAGATAAAATTCTTGAGTGCCTTGGATGAAGGCGATAATGTTATCGCCCAAGCGAATGCCCCTCTTGATCAGGACAGCAGATTTATCAACGACCTGATCTCGGCCCGGCAGGCGGGTGAATCTATCATGGTTCGACCGGAAGAAGTTGATTACATGGATGTCTCGCCCAGCCAGTTGGTCAGCGTCGCGGCCTCTCTCATCCCGTTCCTCGAAAACGATGACGCCAACCGGGCGCTCATGGGTTCTAACATGCAGAGACAGGCCGTTCCGCTCTTAACCTGTACTCCACCCCTCATCGGTACCGGTTTGGAAAACGTCGTGGCCCGGGATTCTGGCGTTACCCTTGTGGCTAAACGCAGCGGCATCGTCGAAGTGGTGGATGGCACCCGTATCGTCGTGCGCGCTTATAATGGCGATGAGGGAGATTCCCAATCAATTGTTGACATTTACAAACTGACAAAATTCCAGCGTACCAATCAAAACACCTGTTTTAATCAGAGGCCCATCGTCAAACCCGGCGATCGGGTGGAAAAAGGCCAGATCATCGCTGACGGTCCGGCTACGGCCTTTGGGGAACTAGCCTTGGGCAAGAACGTTATGGTAGCTTTTATGCCCTGGGGCGGGTACAACTTTGAAGATTCCATCCTCGTTAGTGAACGCATTGCCAAGGAAGACGTCTTCACCTCCGTTCATATTGAAGAGTTTGAGGTCGTCGCCCGCGACACAAAACTCGGCAAGGAAGAAATCACCCGAGACATCCCCAACGTGAGTGAAGAGGCCCTGGCCAATCTCGATGAAAGCGGCATAATCCGTATCGGGGCCGAAATTAAACCAGGAGACATCTTAGTAGGCAAGGTAACTCCTAAAGGGGAAACCCAGCTTTCTCCGGAGGAAAAGCTGCTGCGCGCTATTTTCGGTGAAAAGGCCGGTGATGTCCGCGATACCTCCCTGCGAGTTCCCCCTGGTATAGAAGGAATTATTATTGATGCCCGGATCTTCTCACGCAAGGGAGTTGAAAAAGATGAGCGCAGCCGAGCCATCGAAGCGGAGGCCATTGCCAAACTTCAAAAAGACCAAGGCGATGAAATTTCAATCATAACCCAGAGTGTCAGCCATCGCCTTAAAGAACTTCTGGTCAACCAAACGGTCTTTGACATCCCGGATGATATTACGTCCGCCAGCTATATCCTGGAAAAAGGGGTCATTATCACCCCGGACATGGTAACCAAGCTCCCCTTGCATCATTGGCGTAATGTCTCTTTCGATAATCCGGAACTGGAAGGCAGCGTCGATCGGCTGCTGGAAAGTTATCAGGTCCAGATTCAACAGGTAAACAATCAGTTTGAAGAAAAGATCAATCGCCTGCGCAAAGTCGATGAACTTCCGCCGGGCGTTATTAAGATGGTAAAAGTTTTCATCGCCATGAAGCGCAAGTTGGCAGTAGGCGACAAAATGGCCGGCCGACACGGCAATAAAGGCGTGGTTTCCCGGATCCTACCGGAGGAAGACATGCCCTACTTTGCCGACGGCACCCCGGTTGATATCGTGCTCAATCCTTTAGGGGTGCCCTCCCGCATGAATGTGGGTCAGGTTCTGGAAACCCATCTCGGGTGGGCCTCGCGTCTTTTAGGCCAGCAGATCAGACGTTTGATCGACGAATTTTATGATCTGGACGCCGTGAAAAATCGGATACGAGCCCTCTATAACAACCCCCAGGTGGACGCCTGGCTGGAGTCAGCCACCCTCGAAGATATCAGACAGTTCTGGGAAAAGTTTCATAAAGAAGGGATGTTCATGGCCTCACCGGTCTTTGACGGGGCCCTGGAGTCGGAGATCCGCGCCTGTCTAACCCAAGCGGGCGTTTCAGAAGTAGGGAAAGCAAAACTTTTCGACGGCCGCACCGGCGAACCCTTTGACCGTAGCGTAACCGTAGGCACCATGTACATGATGAAGCTGCATCACCTGGTAGACGACAAGATCCATGCCCGCTCCATCGGACCTTATTCGCTTGTCACCCAGCAGCCGTTGGGAGGTAAGGCCCAGTTTGGCGGCCAACGTTTAGGCGAAATGGAAGTGTGGGCCATGGAGGCATATGGCGCAGCCTACTCCTTGCAGGAATTTCTTACCGTAAAATCTGATGATGTCGCCGGCCGCACGCGCATGTACGAAAAGATTGTCAAAGGTCAATATGATTTAGAAGCCGGTTTACCTGAATCCTTTAATGTTCTTATCCGAGAACTTCAAAGCTTGGCCCTTAATGTGGAGCTCTTGGAGGACAAGGAATCAGAGGTGGCGGAAAACCATGGATAA
- the rplJ gene encoding 50S ribosomal protein L10, with the protein MQKAKKSEIIEELQQKLERASFNVLADFKGMKVAEFTQLRRELKNAGGELIVAKNTLLKLAAGNTEAAALESFLVGPTAIALGYQNPVEIAKILAKYAKDKPDNFFLKAGRLNASVLAKQDIIDISKLPDREVLLAKLLGALQGVPTSLVSVLSGIIRQFLYTLQAIADKQVER; encoded by the coding sequence ATGCAAAAAGCTAAAAAAAGCGAAATAATCGAAGAACTACAGCAGAAATTGGAGCGGGCCTCGTTCAATGTCCTGGCCGACTTCAAAGGAATGAAGGTGGCTGAATTCACCCAGTTGCGCCGGGAACTGAAAAACGCTGGCGGCGAATTAATAGTCGCCAAGAATACCTTGTTAAAACTGGCCGCCGGCAACACCGAGGCGGCTGCTTTGGAAAGCTTCCTGGTCGGCCCGACGGCGATTGCCCTGGGCTACCAGAATCCGGTTGAAATTGCCAAAATCCTGGCCAAATACGCCAAAGATAAACCTGATAATTTCTTCCTCAAGGCCGGGAGGTTAAATGCCTCCGTATTAGCGAAGCAGGACATTATCGATATCTCCAAACTCCCGGATCGAGAAGTATTGTTGGCTAAGTTATTGGGAGCTTTACAAGGAGTACCCACGTCTCTGGTCAGCGTCCTGTCGGGCATCATCCGGCAATTTCTCTATACCTTGCAGGCCATTGCAGACAAACAGGTCGAGCGCTGA
- the rplA gene encoding 50S ribosomal protein L1, translated as MAKRGKKYTAMREKVDRTRKYNFSEAVTEALGTTYTKFDESLDVAVRLGVNPRHADQMVRGAVVLPHGVGKTVRVLVFAKGEKEKEALDAGADYVGAEDLIEKIKGGWLDFDKAVATPDLMGAVGKIGKILGPRGLMPNAKAGSVTFDVNRAVQELKAGKIEFRVDKAGVVHAPMGKVSFGEEKILQNMAAFFDTLIRLKPTTSKGAYMQGISISTTMGPGVRIDPLEVKNLIRFATT; from the coding sequence ATGGCGAAAAGAGGCAAGAAATATACAGCCATGCGGGAAAAGGTGGATAGAACCCGCAAATATAATTTTTCAGAGGCAGTAACCGAGGCTCTGGGAACCACCTATACCAAATTTGATGAAAGTCTGGACGTAGCTGTTCGGCTGGGGGTCAATCCGCGACATGCTGACCAGATGGTCCGGGGAGCAGTAGTGTTGCCCCATGGCGTCGGTAAAACAGTGCGAGTTTTAGTTTTTGCCAAAGGCGAAAAAGAGAAGGAAGCCCTCGATGCCGGGGCCGATTACGTCGGTGCGGAAGATCTCATTGAAAAAATCAAAGGTGGCTGGCTGGACTTTGATAAGGCGGTGGCAACCCCCGACCTCATGGGAGCGGTCGGCAAGATCGGCAAGATACTGGGCCCCCGCGGTCTGATGCCCAATGCTAAAGCGGGCTCGGTTACCTTTGATGTGAATCGGGCAGTTCAAGAGCTCAAAGCCGGTAAGATTGAATTCCGGGTTGATAAAGCCGGTGTGGTACATGCCCCTATGGGCAAGGTCTCTTTCGGCGAGGAAAAAATCCTCCAAAATATGGCGGCCTTCTTTGACACCCTGATCCGATTGAAGCCGACAACCAGTAAAGGCGCCTATATGCAGGGCATATCTATTTCCACCACCATGGGTCCGGGCGTCCGCATCGATCCTTTGGAAGTAAAAAATCTGATACGCTTCGCCACTACCTAA
- the rplL gene encoding 50S ribosomal protein L7/L12: protein MAITKEEVIDFIASMSVLELSQMIKDLEEKFGVTAAAPVAVAAGPAMAEAAPAVEEKTEFDVILTVIGANKIQVIKEVRAITGLGLKEAKEAVEGVPTNIKEAVSKAEAEEIKKKLEEQGATVEIK from the coding sequence ATGGCGATAACGAAAGAAGAGGTCATCGATTTCATTGCTTCTATGAGCGTTTTGGAATTATCCCAGATGATCAAAGATCTGGAAGAGAAATTTGGCGTCACGGCGGCGGCTCCGGTAGCAGTAGCGGCTGGACCGGCGATGGCGGAAGCGGCTCCGGCAGTAGAGGAGAAGACCGAGTTCGATGTGATCCTGACGGTGATTGGGGCTAATAAAATCCAGGTCATCAAAGAAGTGCGCGCCATCACCGGTTTAGGTCTCAAAGAAGCCAAGGAGGCTGTAGAAGGTGTACCGACCAACATCAAAGAAGCCGTCTCCAAAGCCGAGGCTGAAGAAATCAAGAAAAAATTAGAAGAGCAAGGCGCCACTGTAGAAATCAAATAG